The nucleotide window CACCGCTGGGAGCGAGACGACGCACGTCTCAGGCGTCGCGCTCGGCCGGGCTGAACAGGGCCTCGTCGGACGGGGGTCCCTCCGCGGTGCGCAGCGACAGTTCGATCCGGCTGCCGCCGGCCTTGCTCTCGGCGATATCGAGCGTTCCGCCGCCGGCGGTGACGATCCAGTTCACGTACCAGAGGCCGAGTCCGCTCGCGTGTTCGAGCGACGTCTCTTCGCCGGTGAGCACGGCGCGCTCGGCCGGCGGGATACCCGGTCCGTCGTCCGCGACGACGAGGGACACCCACGACTCGCTGGGGAGCTCCGCGGCCGAGATCCGGACCCGCGGGTCGTCGGCGTCGTTGTGCCGGATCGCGTTGTCGACGAGTTCGGTGATCGCCTCTGGGAGGAACGGGACGGCGGAGACGACGAGCCCCTCGGGGACGTCGACCTCGACGGTCGCTCTGTCGCGGATCGCCGGATCGAGCGATTCGAGCGCGGCGTCGACCGCGGGCACGAGCGAGACGGGCCGCGGAGAGGGCCGCTGCGAGAGCAGCCGTTCTACCTTCCGGGACGTCTCGCCGAGACGCAACAGCCGCTCGGCGGTATCGATGACCCGTTGGAGTTCGGCGGTCAGGTCCGGGTCGTCGACCGCCTCGATGGCGCGGCCGGTGAAGCCCGTGATCACGTTGAGGTCGTTCCGGAAGTTGTGGCGCAACACGCGCGTCAGCACCGCGAGCCGCTCCTCTCGGAGCGACGCCTCGGTGAGGTCCTCGCCGACGCCGACTGCGCCGACGACCCGGTCGCCGTCGGTGACGGGACCGATCGAGAGCCGGTACGGGACGCGTTCGCCGGAGCGGGTGAGCAGCCGCGCCTCGCAGGAGGCGGACTCGCCGTCGCGGTACACCCGAGCGAGCGCCCCGCTGACGG belongs to Halorubrum sp. DM2 and includes:
- a CDS encoding PAS domain-containing sensor histidine kinase, with the translated sequence MGDRDADPPADDRPSSSGTAGATGILRAFVEAVPTATLVCDPDTLAIRAANPPAADLLGHDRGTLTLMGLPDVGETDRTVAGEPVAEVAGRASDAGGPVPDDDARTERFEWDVRIGDPGLRVDAALHTATIAGGEWLVVGFSDATARVAAANERDAERRLVDALAETVPLALFRCTEEGTLSRWNDQLASDSGYEPASLSGTALTSLFDEETRDAVSGALARVYRDGESASCEARLLTRSGERVPYRLSIGPVTDGDRVVGAVGVGEDLTEASLREERLAVLTRVLRHNFRNDLNVITGFTGRAIEAVDDPDLTAELQRVIDTAERLLRLGETSRKVERLLSQRPSPRPVSLVPAVDAALESLDPAIRDRATVEVDVPEGLVVSAVPFLPEAITELVDNAIRHNDADDPRVRISAAELPSESWVSLVVADDGPGIPPAERAVLTGEETSLEHASGLGLWYVNWIVTAGGGTLDIAESKAGGSRIELSLRTAEGPPSDEALFSPAERDA